The following are encoded in a window of Vespula vulgaris chromosome 8, iyVesVulg1.1, whole genome shotgun sequence genomic DNA:
- the LOC127065654 gene encoding serine/threonine-protein kinase 10 isoform X6, with protein sequence MSFLSNLKKAFHFGGNDAKKKKLYNNIKMDCDPEEFWEMVGELGDGAFGKVYKAQHKQTHQLAAAKMCALEGEDDLSDFMIEIDILSECKHPNVVELHEAYFIEGKLWMLIEYCDGGAVDSIMVELEKALTEPQISYVCQHMVKGLAFLHKSKVIHRDLKAGNVLLTMAGGVKLADFGVSAKNKHTLQKHDTFIGTPYWMAPEVVLCETFRDNPYDFKVDIWSLGITLIEFAQMEPPNHEMSPMRVLLKIQKSDPPKLDQPGKWSKEFNDFIAKALIKDPTSRPTADELLRHPFINRNLDSKPIRDLLLEYKADVVEEELVDEEAEEQRTSQLPLELEQLGDDSASMRSDGDVKVAEKENLTPLPVSTKKEDSHKREMNRDGEKEDRNKKLRKTESKENMHALNEKKQAPKPPATAENNERRISRDKGPAPPPPSVRQDNKNDEKENCADLANKSSAMESLGQNKVKDDKQQDRNLLSSQSVGVDMEQQKPNTKDQIKIGPSNKNDELDNVDKTNITETVDKALFALSKSKSIEGKQKLTDNVNILTKKSSLDENRKSAPIKPSSSDEWVKPMYNKQSSLEEKNRFQSEASMEEQRKHEKYLIEDNLKNLEQKRKSVEDKLNAVLEKRISMDTQKRISTTSIETLKHASDITSVTLSEKNSMKASSTENIKTDYGLNKVENILTSHSEGSSRNDSLENFSDDFEGKHQRSKWLNKEHRLKGDNKEDKNYERQSSAVNVSVITSTPIRSRSTSRRSSADNIVVITGKSQNEQEVRSNRSTVRITADSPDPSNSLASNVSQVTVVTTHPPVLVDATATTPLLRRSSPTSEVVIVANETNKTQVNENSTDEDGFPSLDSLEYTPQEQPIILMDTSKRVGKKLDESEVIIVSPIVDELQDTSHVSVVTVGDDGERVKDSSISNKHNVVRTGSSHSNLSSIEQISSKSDSGDEISKTSMAVAGATTEIMDLNDVERNSKKMNGLIKSERSIGHRIEDRVVTSTKQKDDYVKSSKEKRVSPDSFEGSRSQSDSGSTRSHTPSKSIDRSDAESISTTISQDSRGSNKENHLSHVQSTEGEEEVVLRRKSDYNRDVSRTPRTKEDIQMMNLKKKTRKRTRKFEIDGVVVTTTTSKVIYGDDENGKVYDDQIFRKQELRELKMLQKMEQKQFQDLSQKSQFNKDQQEKRFEQERQLLERGAEGDLETLARQQRQQIERAEAQQEADLRLASKKIRSEQERELKQFREGLKQELRLLKQEVDLMPKEKRKGAFKVRKEKLEAEHEEREKLFLEKLNESHEMSLRRLSDSHREKIALMERQFLQQKQQLMRAREAAIWELEERQIHERQQLLKRQLKDIFFLQRHQMLIRHEKELEQMKRMNQRKEDELIKRQTVERRNLPKRIRNEMKAREMMFRESMRISMSSAIASDPEAEREKLKKFQENEKKRYRAEQQRFELKHSRQLEEVRAQSDATIKELEQLQNEKRKMLMEHETLKLKEQEEAYGKELREWKAQLKPRKQRLEEQFALQLEEQEAIYGPSAIPLCLPADLPDLTHHTAGSTRSSLSSVSEG encoded by the exons ATGtcgtttttatcgaatttaaagAAAGCATTCCACTTCGGTGGCAAtgatgcaaaaaagaaaaagttatataataatattaaaatggaTTGTGATCCAGAAGAATTCTGGGAAATGGTTGGTGAGCTAGGAGATGGGGCATTTGGAAAAGTTTACAAG gCACAACATAAACAAACTCATCAATTGGCTGCTGCAAAGATGTGTGCATTAGAAGGAGAAGATGATCTTAGCGATTTCATGattgaaattgatattttatctGAATGTAAACATCCAAATGTTGTTGAATTACATGAAGCATACTTTATAGAAGGCAAATTATGG ATGTTGATTGAATACTGTGATGGTGGTGCTGTAGATTCTATTATGGTAGAGTTGGAGAAAGCACTGACAGAACCTCAAATATCATATGTGTGTCAACATATGGTAAAGGGTCTGGCATTCTTACACAAATCCAAAGTTATTCATAGGGATTTAAAAGCAGGGAATGTTTTGTTAACAATGGCGGGAGGTGTCAAACttg cCGATTTTGGGGTATCTGCAAAAAATAAGCATACATTACAGAAACATGATACATTCATTGGTACACCTTACTGGATGGCACCAGAAGTTGTATTATGCGAAACATTTAGAGATAATCCTTATGATTTCAAA GTGGACATTTGGTCCCTTGGCATAACTCTTATAGAGTTTGCGCAAATGGAGCCACCAAATCATGAAATGTCTCCAATGCGTGTGTTACTTAAGATACAAAAAAGTGATCCACCAAAGCTTGATCAACCTGGCAAATGGAGCAAGGagtttaatgattttattgcAAAAGCGCTTATAAAGGATCCAACATCACGACCTACAGCCGACGAATTGTTAAGACATCCatttataaatcgaaattTAGATTCTAAACCAATAAGGGACTTATTGCTTGAATATAAAGCTGATGTTGTTGAAGAGGAACTTGTTGACGAAGAAGCTGAG gaGCAGCGTACATCTCAGCTTCCTTTGGAATTGGAACAACTCGGAGATGACTCTGCATCTATGCGCAGTGATGGTGATGTTAAAG TTgctgagaaagaaaatcttactCCGTTACCTGTATCCACGAAAAAAGAGGATAGTCATAAACGGGAGATGAATAGAGATggcgagaaagaagatagaaataagaaattgcGTAAAACTgaatctaaagaaaatatgcacgcattaaacgagaaaaagcag GCACCAAAACCTCCAGCTACAGCTGAAAATAACGAGCGTAGGATATCTAGAGATAAAGGTCCTGCGCCTCCACCTCCGTCGGTTCGCCAAGACaacaaaaatgatgaaaaagagaattgtGCCGATCTGGCAAACAAATCTAGTGCCATGGAATCGTTAGGTCAAAATAAAGTTAAGGATGATAAACAACAAGAtcgtaatttattatcatcgcAATCGGTAGGAGTAGACATGGAACAGCAAAAACCAAATACTAAAGATCAGATAAAGATAGGACCCTCAAATAAGAACGATGAGTTAGACAACGTAGATAAAACTAATATAACAGAAACTGTTGATAAAGCGCTATTTGCCTTGAGTAAATCTAAAAGTAtcgaaggaaaacaaaaattaacggataatgtaaatatattaaccAAAAAATCAAGTTTGGATGAAAACCGAAAGTCAGCTCCTATCAAGCCAAGTTCGTCGGATGAATGGGTAAAGCCAATGTATAACAAACAATCTTCACTCGAAGAGAAGAATag GTTCCAATCAGAAGCTTCGATGGAGGAACAACGCaaacatgaaaaatatttaattgaagATAATCTGAAAAATTTGGAACAAAAACGAAAGTCTGTAGAAGATAAATTGAATGCGGTCTTAGAAAAACGTATTTCTATGGATACGCAAAAAAGGATAAGTACTACGTCCATTGAAACATTAAAGCATGCGTCTGATATAACGAGCGTTACGTTGtcagaaaaaaatagtatGAAAGCAAGCTCTACGGAGAATATTAAGACAGATTATGGTCTGAATAAagtcgaaaatattttgacCAGTCATAGCGAAGGTTCTTCTAGAAATGATTCtttagaaaacttttctgACGATTTTGAAGGTAAACATCAGAGAAGCAAATGGTTAAATAAGGAACACAGATTAAAAGGAGATAATAAAGaggataaaaattatgaacGTCAAAGTTCTGCCGTTAATGTATCTGTAATAACTTCGACACCCATCAGAAGCAGAAGTACATCTCGAAGGAGTAGTGCAGATAACATAGTTGTTATTACTG GTAAATCTCAAAACGAACAAGAGGTACGTTCCAATAGATCAACCGTTCGCATTACAGCTGATTCTCCAGATCCATCTAACAGTCTTGCAAGTAACGTGAGTCAAGTTACCGTTGTCACTACACATCCTCCAGTGTTAGTAGACGCAACAGCTACAACTCCTTTACTACGACGTTCTTCTCCTACCTCGGAGGTAGTTATCGTTGCaaacgaaacaaataaaactcAAGTTAACGAAAATTCGACCGACGAGGACGGTTTCCCTAGTCTGGATAGTTTGGAATATACTCCACAGGAACAACCTATTATTCTTATGGATACTTCCAAACGTGTTGGTAAAAAGTTAGACGAGTCTGAAGTTATTATCGTCAGTCCTATTGTTGACGAATTACAAGATACTAGTCATGTCTCTGTTGTTACCGTTGGCGACGATGGAGAACGAGTAAAAGATTCATCGATAAGTAATAAACATAACGTCGTTAGAACTGGTTCTTCGCACAGCAATTTAAGTTCGATCGAACAGATAAGTTCGAAGAGCGATAGTGGCGATGAAATTAGCAAGACGTCAATGGCAGTTGCAGGAGCTACTACCGAAATTATGGATCTCAATGACGTTgaaagaaattcaaagaaGATGAATGGTTTAATCAAAAGTGAAAGGTCCATTGGTCATCGTATTGAAGACAGAGTCGTAACATcgacgaaacaaaaagatgaTTATGTAAAAagttcgaaagagaaacgtgtCTCACCGGATAGTTTTGAAGGGTCAAGGTCACAGAGTGATTCAGGATCAACCAGATCGCATACACCTAGTAAGAGTATTGATCGTTCCGACGCCGAATCGATTTCTACGACGATAAGTCAAGATAGTCGAGgttcgaataaagaaaatcatttatctCACGTTCAGTCTACAGAAGGTGAGGAGGAAGTTGTCCTACGTCGAAAATCTGATTATAATCGGGATGTATCGCGAACACCTAGAACGAAGGAAGACATACAAATGATgaatttgaagaagaaaacgaggaaACGTACTAGGAAATTCGAAATCGATGGTGTTGTTgttacaacaacaacatcgaAGGTTATATATGGTGATGATGAAAATGGTAAGGTCTATGACGATCAAATATTCCGGAAACAAGAATTACGTGAATTAAAGATGTTACAAAAGATGGAACAAAAACAGTTTCAAGATCTATCACAAAAATCGCAATTTAACAAAGATCAACAAGAGAAACGATTTGAACAGGAAAGACAATTGTTGGAACGTGGTGCTGAAGGAGATTTAGAAACGCTTGCTAGACAACAAAGACAACAAATTGAACGTGCAGAAGCTCAACAAGAAGCCGATCTTAGATTGGCATCGAAAAAGATTCGTAGCGAACAAGAGAGGGAATTGAAACAATTCCGTGAAGGTTTGAAACAGGAATTGCGATTACTCAAACAGGAGGTTGATTTAATgcctaaagaaaaaagaaagggagctTTTAAGGTAAGGAAGGAAAAGCTTGAGGCTGAAcacgaggaaagagaaaagctttTCTTGGAAAAACTTAATGAAAGTCATGAAATGTCATTACGAAGATTATCGGATAGTCATCGTGAAAAAATTGCTTTAATGGAGAGACAATTTCTACAACAGAAGCAGCAATTGATGAGAGCTCGAGAAGCAGCTATTTGGGAACTAGAAGAACGACAGATACACGAAAGACAACAATTGTTGAAGAGACAACTCAAggatattttcttcttgcaGCGACATCAGATGCTGATTAGACATGAAAAGGAATTAgaacaaatgaaaagaatgaatcagagaaaggaagatgaatTGATAAAACGTCAAACGGTAGAGCGTAGAAACTTGCCTAAAAGGattcgaaacgaaatgaaagcgCGTGAGATGATGTTTAGGGAGTCCATGAGAATTTCAATGTCTTCCGCGATTGCGTCGGATCCTGAagctgaaagagaaaaattgaagaagtttcaagagaatgagaaaaagaggtaTAGAGCTGAACAACAACGATTTGAGTTGAAGCATTCGCGGCAACTTGAAGAAGTTAGAGCTCAGAGTGATGCTACCATTAAGGAATTGGAGCAActacaaaatgaaaagagaaaaatgctGATGGAGCATGAGACATTGAAgttaaaagaacaagaagaagcgTATGGCAAAGAGCTTCGGGAGTGGAAGGCACAATTGAAACCAAGAAAACAG AGACTAGAAGAACAATTTGCTCTTCAATTAGAAGAGCAGGAAGCAATTTATGGACCTAGCGCGATTCCATTATGCTTACCAGCAGACCTTCCTGATCTTACGCATCATACTGCTGGTTCTACACGCAGTTCATTATCTTCTGTAAGCGAAGGTTGA
- the LOC127065654 gene encoding serine/threonine-protein kinase 10-A isoform X3 produces the protein MSFLSNLKKAFHFGGNDAKKKKLYNNIKMDCDPEEFWEMVGELGDGAFGKVYKAQHKQTHQLAAAKMCALEGEDDLSDFMIEIDILSECKHPNVVELHEAYFIEGKLWMLIEYCDGGAVDSIMVELEKALTEPQISYVCQHMVKGLAFLHKSKVIHRDLKAGNVLLTMAGGVKLADFGVSAKNKHTLQKHDTFIGTPYWMAPEVVLCETFRDNPYDFKVDIWSLGITLIEFAQMEPPNHEMSPMRVLLKIQKSDPPKLDQPGKWSKEFNDFIAKALIKDPTSRPTADELLRHPFINRNLDSKPIRDLLLEYKADVVEEELVDEEAEKTKKAKKHREQYQRIGCACGSPGPRQPHHPCTCQEQRTSQLPLELEQLGDDSASMRSDGDVKVAEKENLTPLPVSTKKEDSHKREMNRDGEKEDRNKKLRKTESKENMHALNEKKQAPKPPATAENNERRISRDKGPAPPPPSVRQDNKNDEKENCADLANKSSAMESLGQNKVKDDKQQDRNLLSSQSVGVDMEQQKPNTKDQIKIGPSNKNDELDNVDKTNITETVDKALFALSKSKSIEGKQKLTDNVNILTKKSSLDENRKSAPIKPSSSDEWVKPMYNKQSSLEEKNRFQSEASMEEQRKHEKYLIEDNLKNLEQKRKSVEDKLNAVLEKRISMDTQKRISTTSIETLKHASDITSVTLSEKNSMKASSTENIKTDYGLNKVENILTSHSEGSSRNDSLENFSDDFEGKHQRSKWLNKEHRLKGDNKEDKNYERQSSAVNVSVITSTPIRSRSTSRRSSADNIVVITGKSQNEQEVRSNRSTVRITADSPDPSNSLASNVSQVTVVTTHPPVLVDATATTPLLRRSSPTSEVVIVANETNKTQVNENSTDEDGFPSLDSLEYTPQEQPIILMDTSKRVGKKLDESEVIIVSPIVDELQDTSHVSVVTVGDDGERVKDSSISNKHNVVRTGSSHSNLSSIEQISSKSDSGDEISKTSMAVAGATTEIMDLNDVERNSKKMNGLIKSERSIGHRIEDRVVTSTKQKDDYVKSSKEKRVSPDSFEGSRSQSDSGSTRSHTPSKSIDRSDAESISTTISQDSRGSNKENHLSHVQSTEGEEEVVLRRKSDYNRDVSRTPRTKEDIQMMNLKKKTRKRTRKFEIDGVVVTTTTSKVIYGDDENGKVYDDQIFRKQELRELKMLQKMEQKQFQDLSQKSQFNKDQQEKRFEQERQLLERGAEGDLETLARQQRQQIERAEAQQEADLRLASKKIRSEQERELKQFREGLKQELRLLKQEVDLMPKEKRKGAFKVRKEKLEAEHEEREKLFLEKLNESHEMSLRRLSDSHREKIALMERQFLQQKQQLMRAREAAIWELEERQIHERQQLLKRQLKDIFFLQRHQMLIRHEKELEQMKRMNQRKEDELIKRQTVERRNLPKRIRNEMKAREMMFRESMRISMSSAIASDPEAEREKLKKFQENEKKRYRAEQQRFELKHSRQLEEVRAQSDATIKELEQLQNEKRKMLMEHETLKLKEQEEAYGKELREWKAQLKPRKQRLEEQFALQLEEQEAIYGPSAIPLCLPADLPDLTHHTAGSTRSSLSSVSEG, from the exons ATGtcgtttttatcgaatttaaagAAAGCATTCCACTTCGGTGGCAAtgatgcaaaaaagaaaaagttatataataatattaaaatggaTTGTGATCCAGAAGAATTCTGGGAAATGGTTGGTGAGCTAGGAGATGGGGCATTTGGAAAAGTTTACAAG gCACAACATAAACAAACTCATCAATTGGCTGCTGCAAAGATGTGTGCATTAGAAGGAGAAGATGATCTTAGCGATTTCATGattgaaattgatattttatctGAATGTAAACATCCAAATGTTGTTGAATTACATGAAGCATACTTTATAGAAGGCAAATTATGG ATGTTGATTGAATACTGTGATGGTGGTGCTGTAGATTCTATTATGGTAGAGTTGGAGAAAGCACTGACAGAACCTCAAATATCATATGTGTGTCAACATATGGTAAAGGGTCTGGCATTCTTACACAAATCCAAAGTTATTCATAGGGATTTAAAAGCAGGGAATGTTTTGTTAACAATGGCGGGAGGTGTCAAACttg cCGATTTTGGGGTATCTGCAAAAAATAAGCATACATTACAGAAACATGATACATTCATTGGTACACCTTACTGGATGGCACCAGAAGTTGTATTATGCGAAACATTTAGAGATAATCCTTATGATTTCAAA GTGGACATTTGGTCCCTTGGCATAACTCTTATAGAGTTTGCGCAAATGGAGCCACCAAATCATGAAATGTCTCCAATGCGTGTGTTACTTAAGATACAAAAAAGTGATCCACCAAAGCTTGATCAACCTGGCAAATGGAGCAAGGagtttaatgattttattgcAAAAGCGCTTATAAAGGATCCAACATCACGACCTACAGCCGACGAATTGTTAAGACATCCatttataaatcgaaattTAGATTCTAAACCAATAAGGGACTTATTGCTTGAATATAAAGCTGATGTTGTTGAAGAGGAACTTGTTGACGAAGAAGCTGAG AAGAccaaaaaagcaaaaaaacaCAGAGAACAGTATCAGCGTA ttggcTGTGCATGCGGCTCTCCTGGGCCTCGCCAGCCCCATCATCCCTGTACTTGTCAG gaGCAGCGTACATCTCAGCTTCCTTTGGAATTGGAACAACTCGGAGATGACTCTGCATCTATGCGCAGTGATGGTGATGTTAAAG TTgctgagaaagaaaatcttactCCGTTACCTGTATCCACGAAAAAAGAGGATAGTCATAAACGGGAGATGAATAGAGATggcgagaaagaagatagaaataagaaattgcGTAAAACTgaatctaaagaaaatatgcacgcattaaacgagaaaaagcag GCACCAAAACCTCCAGCTACAGCTGAAAATAACGAGCGTAGGATATCTAGAGATAAAGGTCCTGCGCCTCCACCTCCGTCGGTTCGCCAAGACaacaaaaatgatgaaaaagagaattgtGCCGATCTGGCAAACAAATCTAGTGCCATGGAATCGTTAGGTCAAAATAAAGTTAAGGATGATAAACAACAAGAtcgtaatttattatcatcgcAATCGGTAGGAGTAGACATGGAACAGCAAAAACCAAATACTAAAGATCAGATAAAGATAGGACCCTCAAATAAGAACGATGAGTTAGACAACGTAGATAAAACTAATATAACAGAAACTGTTGATAAAGCGCTATTTGCCTTGAGTAAATCTAAAAGTAtcgaaggaaaacaaaaattaacggataatgtaaatatattaaccAAAAAATCAAGTTTGGATGAAAACCGAAAGTCAGCTCCTATCAAGCCAAGTTCGTCGGATGAATGGGTAAAGCCAATGTATAACAAACAATCTTCACTCGAAGAGAAGAATag GTTCCAATCAGAAGCTTCGATGGAGGAACAACGCaaacatgaaaaatatttaattgaagATAATCTGAAAAATTTGGAACAAAAACGAAAGTCTGTAGAAGATAAATTGAATGCGGTCTTAGAAAAACGTATTTCTATGGATACGCAAAAAAGGATAAGTACTACGTCCATTGAAACATTAAAGCATGCGTCTGATATAACGAGCGTTACGTTGtcagaaaaaaatagtatGAAAGCAAGCTCTACGGAGAATATTAAGACAGATTATGGTCTGAATAAagtcgaaaatattttgacCAGTCATAGCGAAGGTTCTTCTAGAAATGATTCtttagaaaacttttctgACGATTTTGAAGGTAAACATCAGAGAAGCAAATGGTTAAATAAGGAACACAGATTAAAAGGAGATAATAAAGaggataaaaattatgaacGTCAAAGTTCTGCCGTTAATGTATCTGTAATAACTTCGACACCCATCAGAAGCAGAAGTACATCTCGAAGGAGTAGTGCAGATAACATAGTTGTTATTACTG GTAAATCTCAAAACGAACAAGAGGTACGTTCCAATAGATCAACCGTTCGCATTACAGCTGATTCTCCAGATCCATCTAACAGTCTTGCAAGTAACGTGAGTCAAGTTACCGTTGTCACTACACATCCTCCAGTGTTAGTAGACGCAACAGCTACAACTCCTTTACTACGACGTTCTTCTCCTACCTCGGAGGTAGTTATCGTTGCaaacgaaacaaataaaactcAAGTTAACGAAAATTCGACCGACGAGGACGGTTTCCCTAGTCTGGATAGTTTGGAATATACTCCACAGGAACAACCTATTATTCTTATGGATACTTCCAAACGTGTTGGTAAAAAGTTAGACGAGTCTGAAGTTATTATCGTCAGTCCTATTGTTGACGAATTACAAGATACTAGTCATGTCTCTGTTGTTACCGTTGGCGACGATGGAGAACGAGTAAAAGATTCATCGATAAGTAATAAACATAACGTCGTTAGAACTGGTTCTTCGCACAGCAATTTAAGTTCGATCGAACAGATAAGTTCGAAGAGCGATAGTGGCGATGAAATTAGCAAGACGTCAATGGCAGTTGCAGGAGCTACTACCGAAATTATGGATCTCAATGACGTTgaaagaaattcaaagaaGATGAATGGTTTAATCAAAAGTGAAAGGTCCATTGGTCATCGTATTGAAGACAGAGTCGTAACATcgacgaaacaaaaagatgaTTATGTAAAAagttcgaaagagaaacgtgtCTCACCGGATAGTTTTGAAGGGTCAAGGTCACAGAGTGATTCAGGATCAACCAGATCGCATACACCTAGTAAGAGTATTGATCGTTCCGACGCCGAATCGATTTCTACGACGATAAGTCAAGATAGTCGAGgttcgaataaagaaaatcatttatctCACGTTCAGTCTACAGAAGGTGAGGAGGAAGTTGTCCTACGTCGAAAATCTGATTATAATCGGGATGTATCGCGAACACCTAGAACGAAGGAAGACATACAAATGATgaatttgaagaagaaaacgaggaaACGTACTAGGAAATTCGAAATCGATGGTGTTGTTgttacaacaacaacatcgaAGGTTATATATGGTGATGATGAAAATGGTAAGGTCTATGACGATCAAATATTCCGGAAACAAGAATTACGTGAATTAAAGATGTTACAAAAGATGGAACAAAAACAGTTTCAAGATCTATCACAAAAATCGCAATTTAACAAAGATCAACAAGAGAAACGATTTGAACAGGAAAGACAATTGTTGGAACGTGGTGCTGAAGGAGATTTAGAAACGCTTGCTAGACAACAAAGACAACAAATTGAACGTGCAGAAGCTCAACAAGAAGCCGATCTTAGATTGGCATCGAAAAAGATTCGTAGCGAACAAGAGAGGGAATTGAAACAATTCCGTGAAGGTTTGAAACAGGAATTGCGATTACTCAAACAGGAGGTTGATTTAATgcctaaagaaaaaagaaagggagctTTTAAGGTAAGGAAGGAAAAGCTTGAGGCTGAAcacgaggaaagagaaaagctttTCTTGGAAAAACTTAATGAAAGTCATGAAATGTCATTACGAAGATTATCGGATAGTCATCGTGAAAAAATTGCTTTAATGGAGAGACAATTTCTACAACAGAAGCAGCAATTGATGAGAGCTCGAGAAGCAGCTATTTGGGAACTAGAAGAACGACAGATACACGAAAGACAACAATTGTTGAAGAGACAACTCAAggatattttcttcttgcaGCGACATCAGATGCTGATTAGACATGAAAAGGAATTAgaacaaatgaaaagaatgaatcagagaaaggaagatgaatTGATAAAACGTCAAACGGTAGAGCGTAGAAACTTGCCTAAAAGGattcgaaacgaaatgaaagcgCGTGAGATGATGTTTAGGGAGTCCATGAGAATTTCAATGTCTTCCGCGATTGCGTCGGATCCTGAagctgaaagagaaaaattgaagaagtttcaagagaatgagaaaaagaggtaTAGAGCTGAACAACAACGATTTGAGTTGAAGCATTCGCGGCAACTTGAAGAAGTTAGAGCTCAGAGTGATGCTACCATTAAGGAATTGGAGCAActacaaaatgaaaagagaaaaatgctGATGGAGCATGAGACATTGAAgttaaaagaacaagaagaagcgTATGGCAAAGAGCTTCGGGAGTGGAAGGCACAATTGAAACCAAGAAAACAG AGACTAGAAGAACAATTTGCTCTTCAATTAGAAGAGCAGGAAGCAATTTATGGACCTAGCGCGATTCCATTATGCTTACCAGCAGACCTTCCTGATCTTACGCATCATACTGCTGGTTCTACACGCAGTTCATTATCTTCTGTAAGCGAAGGTTGA